From Acidobacteriota bacterium:
TAAAGATGCGTCCCAACGCCTTGGCGTCGATGCCCGGCCCGGTATCCTCGATCCACACCCGGACCAGCTGGCCCGACAGAGCCTCCAACCGAACCTCCACCCGTTTCACAGCCGACTTCTCCATCGCCTGGACCGCATTGAGCAGCAGGTTGTGCATCGCTTTCTTCAGCAGATGCTCTTCGCCCGAAACCAAGCAGGGAATCAGCTGGCGGCGGAATTCGATGTCGGGATGGCGCTCGGCGAACAAGTCCATCTGCTCGGCGATCACCCCATCCAGCGCAACCGGCCGGTGCTCCAGAGGCATCGGCCGGGCATATTCCAGAAAGTCGGTGATCACCCGGGCCATCTCCTCCACCTCCTGAACCAGCGCGGCGGCTCGTTTCTGTTCCGCGCCCGGCCGGGCGTTGCCCAACAGCATCTGGGCATAACCGCTGATGGTGGACAGTGCGTTCTTGAGCTCGTGCGCGATGCCCGCCGCCATCTCGCCCTGGGCGGCCAGGTTCTCCTGCAGGCGCAGGCGCTCCTGCAGCTGCATCGGCCCGGTGACGTCCTCGATCACGCCGACCACTCCCTCGGCGTCCCCCAGCGGGAACAGCGACAGGCTGACCGTCCGCTCCGGCTCCTCGCTGCCGGGCGCCGACATCTTCAGCAGACGGCGGGTGAGGCTCTGCTGGGCGCCCCATGCGGCATCGATCGCCGCGCAAATCTCCGGCTGATCCTGAAAGATCTCCCGATACGACTGGTTCGTGAAGGCCACCCGGCGACGGCCCAGCAGCTCCTCGAGGGCGGGATTGCACTCCTGGAAGATGCCGCGCGCGTCCAACGACAGGATCGCCAGCGGCAGACAGTGGAACACATCCCGCACGCGCCGTTCGGACAGATCCGCCCGCTGGGTGGCCTGCTGGTGCAGGGCCTGCAGCTCCCGCTCCTTGTCGCGAAGTTGGCGGATCACGTCCTTGAACGAACCCACCAGGACCGAGACCTCGTCGGCATACGGCTCCGACACGGACCGCAGCCCGGTGGACGAATGCTGGATTTCACGGACCAGCGATTCGTAGGG
This genomic window contains:
- a CDS encoding PAS domain-containing protein → MPPRHTIYILGGIVTLAIVSAVAMNAFLTLHVHKVQTERNDALRAAKVGRVIAQLQLVMHSPLTRQQRLIRLQGIYEREGLYLLQIRDPAGVTHFGRSSISIAPAIAAKLSLEKLQSARPAPDQVLLEALTIAHNGRIPAILARTMLYADGLKPSYLVFLLLQDPEPPLMGTFEQFAVLFQTIAILALLALGWYLLRRAVRPYESLVREIQHSSTGLRSVSEPYADEVSVLVGSFKDVIRQLRDKERELQALHQQATQRADLSERRVRDVFHCLPLAILSLDARGIFQECNPALEELLGRRRVAFTNQSYREIFQDQPEICAAIDAAWGAQQSLTRRLLKMSAPGSEEPERTVSLSLFPLGDAEGVVGVIEDVTGPMQLQERLRLQENLAAQGEMAAGIAHELKNALSTISGYAQMLLGNARPGAEQKRAAALVQEVEEMARVITDFLEYARPMPLEHRPVALDGVIAEQMDLFAERHPDIEFRRQLIPCLVSGEEHLLKKAMHNLLLNAVQAMEKSAVKRVEVRLEALSGQLVRVWIEDTGPGIDAKALGRIFTPFFTTRPGGTGMGLAVVHKIVALHGGAIRVQSEPGRGTGVELDLPVSLPAE